The Anaerolineae bacterium genome window below encodes:
- a CDS encoding aminopeptidase P family protein, translated as MNYSERQQRFQEALGHSADLAFLPVSADLQYLTGVPRDFPNFGATIHPGAWLEGLWMAPQGAPLLALPRMTAEFGGLADSTGVELRILGDHDDPAALVREIAARFGVPPGPRIALGDRARAETASRLHAIFPGATFVSATDLLRPLRAIKSEAEIAIMRRAGAITEAAFADVLPRLRHGITELEIMAEVDYQLRRHGSLGPSFTTALYNTGPHHELIFGKHEQTWHRPLKPPVAILFDFGAIYEGYCYDYGRTVYFGQPDEEMQRVHELVMASQAAGIAALRAGQATAAQADAAARQVIEEAGYGPNFRHRLGHGIGLDVHEPPFLTAGDETVLAEGMLFTVEPSILVPWGPAARVEDVVIVRPGGGEPLTTGYPSLIVID; from the coding sequence ATGAACTACAGCGAACGCCAGCAACGGTTTCAGGAGGCGCTTGGACACAGCGCTGATCTGGCCTTTCTGCCGGTTTCCGCCGATTTGCAGTATCTGACCGGTGTGCCCCGCGACTTCCCTAACTTCGGGGCGACGATCCACCCTGGCGCATGGCTGGAGGGGTTGTGGATGGCCCCACAGGGCGCGCCCCTGCTGGCCCTGCCGCGTATGACGGCGGAATTTGGCGGTCTGGCCGATTCCACCGGCGTTGAGCTGCGTATCCTGGGCGATCACGACGATCCGGCGGCGCTGGTGCGCGAGATTGCGGCGCGATTTGGTGTGCCGCCCGGGCCACGCATCGCCCTCGGTGACCGCGCACGGGCGGAGACCGCTTCCCGCCTGCACGCGATCTTCCCCGGCGCGACCTTTGTCTCCGCCACCGATCTGCTGCGCCCGCTGCGGGCGATCAAGAGCGAAGCAGAGATCGCCATCATGCGCCGGGCCGGGGCGATCACAGAGGCAGCTTTCGCCGATGTACTGCCCAGGCTTCGCCATGGCATCACCGAACTGGAGATCATGGCCGAGGTAGATTATCAACTGCGCCGTCATGGATCGCTGGGGCCATCCTTTACCACGGCGCTTTACAATACCGGCCCACACCACGAACTGATCTTCGGCAAGCACGAGCAAACCTGGCACCGTCCGCTCAAGCCGCCGGTGGCCATCCTGTTTGACTTCGGCGCGATCTACGAGGGTTACTGCTACGACTACGGGCGTACAGTCTACTTTGGCCAGCCGGATGAGGAAATGCAGCGTGTGCATGAACTGGTGATGGCTTCGCAGGCAGCGGGGATCGCCGCGCTGCGGGCCGGTCAGGCGACAGCGGCCCAGGCAGATGCTGCCGCGCGGCAGGTGATTGAAGAGGCCGGGTATGGCCCGAACTTCCGCCACCGGCTGGGGCATGGCATCGGCCTGGACGTGCATGAGCCGCCCTTCCTGACGGCGGGGGACGAGACCGTACTGGCGGAAGGGATGCTCTTCACGGTGGAGCCGAGTATCCTCGTCCCCTGGGGGCCGGCGGCGCGGGTGGAAGATGTTGTTATAGTCCGGCCCGGCGGCGGCGAGCCGCTGACCACCGGCTACCCATCGCTGATCGTGATCGATTGA